The following proteins come from a genomic window of Takifugu rubripes chromosome 11, fTakRub1.2, whole genome shotgun sequence:
- the serpine2 gene encoding glia-derived nexin, translating to MKTLSFLCLFGLVVLRGHGGALSQAPSYGERGSDLGIQVFQQEVRSRPLDNIVLSPHGVASILGMLLPGAHGETRKQVLTALRYKKNGPYKMLKKLHKTLTAKANQDSLLIANAMFTKEGFPMKEAFVATNKANFQCESRSLDFRHPSKAADDINEWVSNKTKGHIPSLVKADMLDSALTRLVAVNSIYFKGLWKSRFQAEDTKMRPFTSGDGTVHKVPMMSQLSVFNIGMVTTPQGLKYKVIELPYHGNTVSMLIALPSEENTPLSHIIPTISTASVQNWTKLMHMMKIRLLIPKFTADAEVDLKGSLSALGLTDMFSSERADFRHLSAEPLYVSTALQKAKIEVNEDGTKASAATTAILIARSSPPWVAVDRPFLFLIRHNPTGTILFMGQINQP from the exons ATGAAGACTCTCTCATTCCTGTGCCTGTTTGGGCTGGTCGTCCTCCGTGGCCACGGGGGTGCACTCTCTCAGGCTCCCTCCTATGGGGAACGGGGCTCTGATCTGGGGATCCAGGTCTTTCAGCAGGAGGTCCGCTCCAGGCCCCTGGACAATATCGTGCTGTCTCCTCACGGTGTAGCCTCTATCCTTGGAATGCTGCTCCCAGGTGCTCACGGAGAGACTCGGAAGCAGGTCCTCACTGCTCTCCGCTACAAGAAAAACG GGCCGTACAAgatgctgaagaagctgcacaAGACCTTGACGGCTAAGGCCAACCAAGACTCGTTGCTGATTGCTAACGCCATGTTCACCAAGGAGGGCTTCCCCATGAAGGAGGCCTTCGTAGCCACCAACAAAGCCAACTTCCAATGTGAGAGCAGGAGCCTGGACTTCAGACACCCCTCGAAAGCAGCAGATGATATCAACGAGTGGGTCAGCAATAAGACCAAAG GTCACATCCCCAGCCTGGTCAAAGCGGACATGCTGGACTCGGCGCTGACCCGCCTGGTGGCTGTCAACTCCATCTACTTCAAAGGCCTGTGGAAGTCCCGCTTCCAGGCAGAGGACACCAAGATGAGGCCCTTCACCAGCGGCGACGGGACCGTACATAAAGTTCCCATGATGTCCCAACTTTCCGTCTTCAACATCG GCATGGTCACCACGCCCCAGGGCCTGAAATATAAGGTGATCGAGCTGCCGTATCACGGCAACACGGTCAGCATGCTGATCGCCCTGCCCTCCGAGGAGAACACCCCCTTGTCCCACATCATCCCGACCATCAGCACGGCCTCGGTGCAGAACTGGACCAAACTGATGCACATGATGAAAATCCGCCTGCTCATCCCAAA GTTCACCGCGGACGCCGAGGTCGACCTGAAAGGATCGCTCTCGGCGCTGGGACTGACGGACATGTTCAGCTCGGAGCGCGCTGACTTCAGACACCTCA GTGCTGAGCCCTTGTATGTGTCGACGGCTCTGCAAAAAGCCAAAATCGAAGTGAACGAAGACGGGACGAAAGCGTCCGCTGCCACCA CTGCCATTTTGATCGCTCGATCCTCTCCCCCCTGGGTGGCCGTGGACCGacctttcctcttcctcatcagacataacccaacag GTACCATTCTGTTCATGGGGCAGATTAACCAGCCTTGA
- the prss59 gene encoding thymus-specific serine protease has translation MAFRKCHILSCQGILLFLSVCCLLGTGRAAFKGFTRFKAKEEIGHKPVFDEQWFSQRLDHFSADSREWKQRYFLSQAFYKPDGPVFLMIGGEGPANPAWMQYGTWLTYAEKLGALCLMLEHRFYGKSRPTSDLSTDNLRFLSSRQALADLAHFRTTIAEALGLTNAKWVAFGGSYPGSLAAWFRLKYPHMVHAAVATSAPVRATVNFPEYLEVVWRSLASVNVECPLLVKKASDTLAELLKEPKTYDNITKDFNLCSKLQIQTEMDSAQFLETLAGNFMDVVQYNEDNRAFEGVVGTNVTIKVLCGMMRDGSVGEPYARYAAVARFMLDTLSIKCLDSSFDAYVRDMTNTSWDGPAAGGGRQWVYQTCAEFGFFQSSDSPNQPFTGFPLMFQVKQCEQFYNISAEMVAEAVAQTNEYYGGYDIRSSKIVFANGDVDPWHALGITQDITRDLPAVFIQGTAHCANMYPARSEDLPQLTLARDHIFLLLQQWLKQ, from the exons ATGGCTTTTAGGAAGTGCCATATTCTCTCTTGTCAAGGGATTTTGCTGTTTCTTTCAGTGTGCTGTCTGCTTGGAACAGGACGGGCAGCGTTTAAAGGCTTCACTCGGTTCAAAGCGAAGGAGGAAATTGGTCACAAACCAGTGTTTGACGAGCAATGGTTCAGTCAAAGACTGGATCACTTCAGTGCAGACAGCAGGGAGTGGAAACAA AGGTACTTTTTGAGTCAAGCCTTCTACAAGCCCGATGGCCCGGTGTTTCTAATGATAGGTGGAGAAGGTCCAGCCAATCCAGCCTGGATGCAGTATGGCACCTGGCTCACTTATGCTGAGAAGCTGGGAGCTCTTTGCTTAATGTTAGAACACCGCTTCTATGGAAAAAGCCGCCCAACCAG TGACCTCAGCACAGACAACCTGCGCTTCCTCAGCAGCCGCCAGGCGTTGGCAGACCTGGCGCATTTCAGAACAACCATCGCAGAGGCTCTGGGGCTGACCAACGCCAAGTGGGTGGCATTTGGTGGGTCGTACCCGGGTTCTCTGGCTGCTTGGTTCAGGCTGAAGTATCCTCACATGGTCCATGCGGCTGTGGCCACCAGTGCACCTGTTCGCGCCACTGTTAATTTCCCAG AGTACTTGGAGGTTGTGTGGCGTTCGCTGGCCTCGGTGAATGTagagtgccccctgctggtgaaaaAGGCCTCCGACACCCTCGCAGAGCTTCTAAAGGAGCCAAAGACCTACGACAACATCACCAAAGATTTCAA CCTGTGTTCCAAACTGCAGATCCAGACCGAGATGGACTCAGCTCAGTTCCTGGAAACACTGGCTGGCAACTTCATGGACGTGGTCCAGTATAACGAAGACAACCGAGCATTTGAG GGTGTGGTTGGAACCAACGTCACCATCAAGGTCTTGTGTGGCATGATGAGGGACGGCTCTGTGGGGGAGCCCTACGCCCGCTACGCCGCAGTGGCGCGCTTCATGCTGGACACGCTGTCAATAAAATGCCTGGACAGCAGCTTCGATGCATACGTCAGAGACATGACCAACACGTCGTGGGACGGGCCGGCTGCAGGGGGAG ggaGGCAGTGGGTCTACCAGACTTGTGCTGAATTTGGATTCTTCCAGAGTTCTGATTCCCCCAACCAGCCGTTCACCGGCTTCCCTCTTAT GTTTCAGGTGAAACAGTGCGAACAGTTTTACAACATTAGTGCAGAGATGGTGGCGGAGGCCGTGGCCCAGACGAACGAGTATTATGGCGGCTATGACATCCGCTCCAGCAAAATTGTTTTTGCTAACGGGGACGTGGACCCCTGGCACGCCCTGGGAATCACCCAGGACATCACCCGGGACCTGCCCGCTGTGTTTATCCAGG GAACGGCTCACTGTGCCAATATGTATCCTGCCAGGAGTGAGGATCTCCCCCAGCTTACTCTGGCCCGGGACCACATCTTCTTACTCCTCCAACAGTGGCTGAAGcaatga